One region of Trueperaceae bacterium genomic DNA includes:
- a CDS encoding tetratricopeptide repeat protein: MPPATTAPRGHANPGTAGTTRVQLLGRPVAYPAGREALPFAPDKRFLLLARLALAGDWLPREEVAFGFWPDRTDAEARHALRQLLKRTRALGWTDDLESTPVRLRWRADTDVARFEAAVRARDWRAALALYQGHLLAGLDADSSPELGEWLRHERERLRSEWRRAVLARAAELTQEGDAHGAELVLGDLVADDPLDEPAALMRAESLAAAGRHAAALGVLRGFEETLRRELGMLPSARVERLMEALAGGGRGASPHVGTVGEPAPASAGRRGEAVGRELEVGGGRALEVGAVYGRDLAPDEVVGREEEVAEVLALLLGDEGRQLTITGLGGNGKTTVARLVAEAAADRLPGGTAWVALEPVADADAVPSALAAALGLEARSRAEALAAVRVRLDRRPTLVVLDGAERLDVVPFLTSLLATSPECRVLVTSRVPLGADWERVYPLGGLGLDAPGGEPDDAVLLFLRRARRIAPRLELGEDDLETVARVCRAVGGSPLAIEVAAAWARSLPLAVIAERLERDDELLERGPAGSRLRATLDQAWEQCSDAERAALASLSLFSGAFTAAAAEAVAGAFPAVLAGLVERSLVTPERDGRFRLHPVVRRFAAERGGRGGPPRDAALAHARYFCRLAQAAPDTDRGLAADRDDMLAALATLREAGDVESALRLAAALGRHHLEEGPYEAGHRALGEVLSMAGGRASARAEVELLLGTLARRMGLTDEAERHLTDAYARLGRHADPQLRAWAGTSLAELRLSLGDLRQARRLAERSAELARRHVSPAEEARAMFVLSSVLNEAGELDESIAALERARDLYRAVRADVGVADALKNLGNRYLDRGDLDLARGTYSRALAAYREAGSRRGEAMAHDCLGIVARRSGDPTGARRHHEESAAIYREQGDVALLCHALGYLAEAELEAGRPEAALPLAEECLSLAVQLRMRWREVDCLRQLGSVKAALGDEAALVAFERSASLSRELGDPRGLAETQLALGRFHLARGRASAADASFVAALEVARALPLPLLVATALEGRVVARFELGDAAAASRLLDEAAAARARVGPDRSAAGRELAADYHRVVAAVGRAPSFGETAS; the protein is encoded by the coding sequence GTGCCCCCCGCGACGACCGCGCCTCGGGGCCACGCGAACCCGGGGACCGCGGGAACGACACGCGTGCAGCTCCTCGGCCGGCCCGTGGCCTACCCGGCGGGCCGGGAGGCCCTGCCCTTCGCACCCGACAAGCGCTTCCTGCTGCTCGCGCGGCTCGCCCTGGCGGGCGACTGGCTGCCCCGCGAGGAGGTCGCCTTCGGCTTCTGGCCCGACAGGACCGACGCCGAGGCGCGGCACGCGCTCAGGCAGCTCCTCAAGCGGACGCGCGCCCTCGGCTGGACCGACGACCTGGAGAGCACCCCCGTCCGCCTGCGCTGGCGCGCGGACACCGACGTGGCCAGGTTCGAGGCGGCGGTCAGGGCCAGGGACTGGCGCGCCGCGCTGGCCCTCTACCAGGGGCACCTGCTCGCCGGCCTCGACGCCGACTCGTCCCCCGAGCTCGGCGAGTGGCTGCGCCACGAGCGCGAGCGGCTGCGCAGCGAGTGGCGTCGCGCCGTCCTGGCCCGCGCCGCCGAGCTGACCCAGGAGGGCGACGCCCACGGGGCCGAGCTCGTGCTCGGCGACCTCGTCGCCGACGACCCGCTCGACGAGCCGGCCGCGCTGATGCGGGCCGAGAGCCTGGCCGCGGCCGGGCGCCACGCGGCGGCGCTCGGCGTACTGAGGGGGTTCGAGGAGACCCTGCGCCGCGAGCTGGGCATGCTGCCGAGCGCCCGTGTCGAGCGGCTCATGGAGGCGCTGGCCGGCGGCGGACGCGGCGCGTCGCCCCATGTCGGCACCGTGGGCGAGCCGGCGCCCGCGTCCGCTGGACGGCGGGGCGAGGCGGTGGGGCGAGAGCTCGAGGTCGGCGGGGGTCGAGCGCTCGAGGTCGGCGCGGTCTACGGCCGGGACCTCGCCCCGGACGAGGTGGTCGGACGCGAGGAGGAGGTGGCCGAGGTCCTGGCGCTCCTGCTGGGGGACGAGGGCCGCCAGCTCACGATCACGGGCCTCGGCGGCAACGGCAAGACGACGGTGGCGCGCCTGGTCGCGGAGGCCGCGGCGGACCGGCTGCCGGGCGGCACCGCCTGGGTGGCGTTGGAGCCCGTGGCGGACGCCGACGCCGTGCCCTCCGCCCTGGCGGCGGCGCTGGGCCTGGAGGCTCGTTCACGGGCCGAGGCGCTGGCGGCGGTCCGCGTCAGGCTCGACCGCCGGCCCACGCTGGTGGTCCTGGACGGCGCGGAGCGCCTGGACGTCGTCCCCTTCCTCACCTCCCTGCTGGCGACCTCCCCGGAGTGCCGGGTCCTCGTCACCTCGCGGGTCCCGCTGGGCGCGGACTGGGAGCGCGTCTACCCGCTGGGAGGGCTGGGCCTGGACGCGCCGGGAGGCGAGCCCGACGACGCCGTGCTCCTGTTCCTGCGCCGCGCCAGGCGCATCGCCCCGCGCCTGGAGCTGGGCGAGGACGACCTGGAGACCGTCGCTCGCGTCTGCCGGGCGGTGGGCGGCTCGCCGCTGGCCATCGAGGTCGCCGCGGCCTGGGCGCGGAGCCTGCCGCTGGCGGTGATCGCCGAGCGGCTCGAGCGCGACGACGAGCTGCTGGAACGCGGTCCCGCCGGCTCTCGTCTGCGGGCGACGCTCGACCAGGCCTGGGAGCAGTGCTCGGACGCCGAGCGCGCGGCCCTGGCGTCGCTGAGCCTCTTCAGCGGCGCCTTCACGGCGGCCGCCGCCGAGGCGGTCGCCGGGGCGTTCCCGGCGGTCCTCGCCGGGCTCGTCGAGAGGTCGCTGGTGACCCCCGAGAGGGACGGACGCTTCCGCCTCCACCCCGTGGTCAGGCGCTTCGCCGCGGAGCGGGGAGGTCGTGGCGGGCCGCCGCGGGACGCCGCGCTCGCCCACGCCAGGTACTTCTGCCGGCTGGCGCAGGCGGCGCCGGACACCGACCGCGGACTGGCGGCCGACCGCGACGACATGCTGGCGGCGCTGGCGACCCTGCGCGAGGCGGGCGACGTGGAGAGCGCCCTGCGCCTCGCCGCCGCCTTGGGCCGTCACCACCTGGAGGAGGGGCCGTACGAGGCCGGTCACCGAGCCCTCGGCGAGGTCCTGTCCATGGCCGGCGGACGCGCCTCGGCGCGCGCCGAGGTCGAGCTATTGCTGGGCACGCTGGCGCGGCGCATGGGGCTCACGGACGAGGCCGAGCGCCACCTCACGGACGCGTACGCGCGCCTCGGCCGGCACGCCGACCCGCAGCTGAGGGCGTGGGCCGGGACGTCGCTGGCGGAGCTCCGCCTGTCGCTCGGCGACCTGCGGCAGGCGCGGCGCCTAGCCGAGAGGTCCGCCGAGCTCGCCCGCCGGCACGTCTCTCCCGCCGAGGAGGCCCGGGCCATGTTCGTGCTGTCGTCGGTGCTCAACGAGGCCGGCGAGCTCGACGAGTCGATCGCCGCGCTCGAGCGCGCCCGCGACCTCTACCGCGCGGTGCGGGCCGACGTCGGGGTCGCCGACGCTCTCAAGAACCTCGGCAACCGCTACCTCGACCGTGGCGACCTCGACCTCGCGCGCGGCACCTACTCGCGCGCCCTGGCCGCTTACCGCGAGGCGGGCTCCCGCCGGGGCGAGGCCATGGCGCACGACTGCCTCGGCATCGTGGCCCGGCGCTCCGGCGACCCGACCGGGGCGCGGCGCCACCACGAGGAGAGCGCGGCCATCTACCGCGAGCAGGGCGACGTGGCGCTGCTGTGCCACGCGCTCGGCTACCTGGCCGAGGCCGAGCTGGAGGCAGGCAGGCCGGAGGCGGCGCTGCCCCTCGCCGAGGAGTGCCTCTCGCTGGCCGTCCAGCTGAGGATGCGTTGGCGCGAGGTCGACTGCCTGCGGCAGCTCGGGTCCGTGAAGGCGGCCCTCGGCGACGAGGCCGCCCTGGTCGCCTTCGAGCGCAGCGCGTCCCTGTCGCGGGAGCTCGGCGACCCCAGGGGCCTGGCCGAGACCCAGCTGGCGCTGGGCCGCTTCCACCTGGCGCGGGGCCGGGCGTCCGCGGCGGACGCGAGCTTCGTCGCGGCCCTGGAGGTCGCGCGCGCCCTGCCGCTGCCGCTCCTCGTCGCCACGGCGCTAGAGGGCCGGGTCGTGGCGCGGTTCGAGCTGGGCGACGCCGCCGCGGCGTCGCGGCTCCTCGACGAGGCCGCCGCGGCGCGCGCCCGCGTGGGTCCCGACAGGAGCGCCGCCGGCCGCGAGCTCGCCGCCGACTACCACCGCGTGGTGGCGGCGGTGGGTCGGGCGCCGTCCTTCGGGGAAACAGCTTCCTGA
- a CDS encoding VOC family protein, translating into MAESGAAPGGPADGKLGPATRLGAVRLRVRDLERVSPFYEQGVGLEVVAERDGERVLGSRGEPVLALVHRPELAPSPPRSAGLYHVAVLFADRADLAAALYASATRADGRYAGSADHLVSLAFYLQDPEGNGLELYWDRPRDRWRWDDGQVAMDSLALDPNAFIREHHQGAGEPRAPVGAAARVGHVHLKVGDLASARAFYVDRVGFEVTAAGWSGALFAAAGGYHHHVGMNVWESRGAGPRVPALGLESFEVLVEEADLAALRRRLADAGTGAPGDDGDTVTAADPWGTQVHFLVLGPSASLRP; encoded by the coding sequence ATGGCGGAGAGCGGAGCGGCGCCGGGCGGACCGGCCGACGGGAAGCTGGGGCCGGCCACGCGTTTGGGCGCGGTGCGTCTGCGGGTGCGCGACCTCGAGCGCGTCAGCCCCTTCTACGAGCAGGGCGTGGGGCTCGAGGTGGTCGCCGAGCGGGACGGCGAGCGCGTGCTGGGCAGCCGCGGCGAGCCGGTCCTCGCGCTCGTGCACCGGCCCGAGCTGGCTCCCTCGCCGCCGCGGTCGGCCGGCCTGTACCACGTCGCAGTCCTCTTCGCCGACCGGGCCGACCTGGCCGCCGCGCTCTACGCCTCGGCCACGCGCGCCGACGGGCGCTACGCGGGCAGCGCCGACCACCTGGTGAGCCTGGCCTTCTACCTCCAGGACCCGGAGGGCAACGGCCTGGAGCTGTACTGGGACCGCCCCCGCGACAGGTGGCGCTGGGACGACGGGCAGGTCGCCATGGACTCCCTCGCGCTCGACCCGAACGCCTTCATCCGCGAGCACCACCAGGGGGCCGGCGAGCCGCGGGCTCCGGTGGGCGCGGCGGCGCGGGTGGGCCACGTGCACCTGAAGGTGGGCGACCTGGCGTCCGCCAGGGCCTTCTACGTCGACCGCGTGGGCTTCGAGGTCACGGCCGCGGGCTGGAGCGGCGCCCTGTTCGCCGCGGCCGGCGGCTACCACCATCACGTGGGCATGAACGTCTGGGAGAGCCGCGGCGCGGGCCCGCGGGTACCCGCCCTCGGCCTCGAGTCGTTCGAGGTGCTGGTGGAAGAGGCGGACCTGGCGGCGCTCAGGCGGCGCCTGGCCGACGCGGGGACCGGCGCCCCCGGGGACGACGGGGACACGGTCACCGCCGCGGACCCCTGGGGCACGCAGGTGCACTTCCTGGTCCTCGGCCCATCGGCTAGCTTGAGGCCATGA
- the nagZ gene encoding beta-N-acetylhexosaminidase, translating into MDEPPLAVGGERLPLMIDLSGPEVTPDERALLAERRVAGVCLFGRNVRDRFQVADYVAALRDLAGEDLVVAIDQEGGGVVRLCDVPVPPAAMALGAADDPGLTRAVASAAARGLRSVGVNLDFAPVADVNSNPANPVIADRSFGSDPALVARHVAAFVEGLQAEGVGATLKHFPGHGDTGVDSHLDLPTVARPLEELRRVELPPFAAGVRAGASAVMSAHIVVPALDPDLPSTLSPAALRGLLREELGFDGVIVTDALDMRAISDRWPAPAASVMALAAGADLPLTLGTVRQHDATLRAVDAALAEGRLDAAEVAASLGRVARLSARFSGRRGDPADAWRDGDEALLAEAARRGLVVTGEPPRLWPGATVLLVARPQVRASAAAQVTVRPADPLERALRERGVAVRRLDPTEPRGDLRALLAGADALLYASTTRTLPPREELDAASGLASAAGGAGVPFVHIALWNPYAAERVPGPAIVAFGFRDLQARAVAERLVG; encoded by the coding sequence GTGGACGAGCCACCCCTTGCCGTCGGCGGCGAACGCCTGCCGCTGATGATCGACCTCTCCGGACCGGAGGTGACGCCCGACGAGCGCGCCCTGCTGGCCGAGCGACGCGTCGCCGGCGTCTGCCTCTTCGGCCGGAACGTGCGCGACCGCTTCCAGGTCGCCGACTACGTAGCCGCGCTGCGCGACCTGGCGGGCGAGGACCTCGTCGTGGCCATCGACCAGGAGGGCGGCGGGGTCGTGCGCCTCTGCGACGTCCCCGTGCCGCCGGCGGCCATGGCCCTCGGCGCGGCCGACGACCCCGGCCTCACCCGCGCCGTCGCGTCGGCGGCCGCGCGCGGACTGCGCTCCGTGGGCGTGAACCTCGACTTCGCCCCCGTCGCCGACGTGAACTCCAACCCCGCGAACCCGGTCATCGCCGACAGGTCGTTCGGCTCCGACCCCGCGCTGGTGGCGCGGCACGTGGCGGCGTTCGTCGAGGGGCTGCAGGCGGAGGGCGTGGGCGCGACGCTGAAGCACTTCCCCGGCCACGGCGACACCGGAGTGGACTCGCACCTCGACCTGCCCACTGTCGCGAGGCCGCTCGAGGAGCTGCGGCGCGTGGAGCTGCCGCCGTTCGCGGCGGGCGTGCGGGCCGGAGCGTCCGCCGTGATGAGCGCCCACATCGTGGTGCCGGCGCTCGACCCCGACCTGCCCAGCACCCTCTCGCCGGCGGCGCTGCGCGGCCTGCTGCGCGAGGAGCTCGGCTTCGACGGCGTGATCGTGACCGACGCCCTGGACATGCGCGCCATCAGCGACAGGTGGCCGGCGCCGGCAGCGTCCGTGATGGCGCTGGCGGCCGGGGCGGACCTCCCGCTGACGCTGGGGACCGTACGGCAGCACGACGCCACGCTCCGCGCCGTCGACGCGGCGCTGGCGGAGGGTCGCCTCGACGCCGCGGAGGTCGCGGCCTCGCTGGGACGCGTGGCCCGCCTGTCCGCGCGCTTCTCCGGCCGCCGCGGCGACCCCGCGGACGCCTGGCGGGACGGCGACGAGGCGCTCCTGGCCGAGGCCGCGCGCCGGGGCCTCGTCGTGACGGGCGAGCCGCCCCGCCTGTGGCCGGGCGCGACGGTGCTGCTGGTAGCCAGGCCGCAGGTGAGGGCCTCGGCGGCCGCGCAGGTGACGGTGCGTCCGGCCGACCCGCTCGAACGGGCGTTGCGGGAGCGCGGCGTGGCGGTGAGACGCCTCGATCCCACCGAGCCGCGCGGCGACCTCCGCGCCCTCCTCGCCGGCGCCGACGCGCTTCTCTACGCCTCCACCACGCGCACGCTGCCGCCGCGGGAGGAGCTGGACGCCGCCTCCGGCCTCGCGTCGGCGGCCGGCGGCGCGGGCGTGCCGTTCGTGCACATCGCGCTGTGGAACCCGTACGCGGCCGAGCGCGTGCCCGGACCGGCGATCGTCGCGTTCGGCTTCCGCGACCTGCAGGCCCGCGCGGTGGCAGAGAGGCTCGTCGGCTGA
- a CDS encoding MFS transporter, giving the protein MPRAVSHAERARSISTLRLMGLGSGSLGLAAVWALYNTFMPLLLAQFVASAGVRGTIMALDNVIAVLMLPVVGAWSDRLGGRLGKRIPFLLAAMPLSALLFTALPLADATLWTLLSVDVVFLLTITLFRAPLVALMPDHVPPRERSSANGVITLMAAAGGAIGLLLLSPLFDAAHWLPFAGGGVLIVIALVLVLLAADRHPPFATGGAAAEEAPALQGLFRDVRQLVVEERGGAGVLLLAVFAVFFGYSALEAQFSTFATQTLGISAGMAGPTIAATMIAYVAAAVPAGLLARRIGSASTMRIGALTMAVAAVLATLVADVSSARVVLALGGAAWALVQVPAYPLVVNQGGEAQTGFYTGMYYLFGSAASIAGPPLVGAMMDVFGNRALFYSLAVSMVVGAALVTAAKRRRVEGRAAETTASTA; this is encoded by the coding sequence ATGCCGCGGGCCGTCTCCCACGCCGAGCGCGCCAGGAGCATCTCGACGCTCAGGCTCATGGGCCTGGGCTCCGGCTCCCTGGGCCTGGCGGCGGTGTGGGCCCTCTACAACACCTTCATGCCGCTCTTGCTGGCGCAGTTCGTGGCGAGCGCCGGGGTGCGCGGCACGATCATGGCGCTCGACAACGTCATCGCCGTGCTGATGCTGCCCGTCGTCGGCGCCTGGTCCGACCGCCTGGGCGGACGCCTCGGCAAGCGCATCCCGTTCCTGTTGGCGGCGATGCCCCTCTCGGCGCTGCTGTTCACGGCGCTGCCGCTGGCCGACGCCACCCTGTGGACGCTCCTCTCCGTCGACGTCGTCTTCCTGCTCACGATCACGCTGTTCCGGGCGCCGCTCGTGGCCCTGATGCCCGACCACGTCCCGCCCCGGGAGCGGAGCTCGGCGAACGGGGTCATCACGCTCATGGCCGCAGCGGGCGGGGCCATCGGCCTGCTGCTGCTGTCGCCGCTGTTCGACGCCGCGCACTGGCTGCCCTTCGCCGGCGGCGGCGTGCTCATCGTCATCGCCCTGGTCCTCGTGCTGCTCGCCGCCGACCGCCACCCGCCCTTCGCCACGGGCGGCGCCGCGGCCGAGGAGGCGCCGGCCCTGCAGGGCCTGTTCCGCGACGTCAGGCAGCTCGTCGTGGAGGAGAGGGGCGGCGCCGGCGTGCTGCTGCTCGCCGTGTTCGCCGTCTTCTTCGGCTACTCGGCGCTCGAGGCGCAGTTCAGCACCTTCGCCACGCAGACGCTGGGCATCTCGGCCGGCATGGCGGGGCCGACCATCGCGGCCACGATGATCGCCTACGTCGCCGCGGCGGTGCCCGCCGGCCTGCTGGCGCGGAGGATCGGGTCGGCCAGCACCATGCGCATCGGCGCCCTGACGATGGCCGTGGCCGCGGTCCTCGCCACCCTCGTCGCCGACGTCTCCTCGGCGCGCGTCGTGCTCGCCCTCGGCGGCGCCGCCTGGGCGCTGGTGCAGGTGCCGGCCTACCCGCTGGTCGTGAACCAGGGCGGCGAGGCGCAGACTGGCTTCTACACCGGCATGTACTACCTGTTCGGCTCGGCGGCCTCGATCGCCGGCCCCCCGCTGGTGGGCGCGATGATGGACGTCTTCGGCAACAGGGCGCTGTTCTACTCGCTGGCCGTCTCGATGGTCGTGGGCGCGGCGCTCGTCACCGCCGCCAAGCGCCGTCGCGTCGAGGGGCGTGCGGCGGAGACGACCGCGAGCACCGCCTGA
- a CDS encoding SDR family oxidoreductase: MSEGETAKLRERGGMPAQEQDRQPGREHEMVPAPQYEGAEYKAAGKLEGKVAVITGGDSGIGRSVAVHFAKEGADVAILYLEEDRDAAQVKEDVEALGRRALLIRGDVGDPGFCREAVEKIVAELGRVDVLVNNAAEQHDAHALEEISDEQLAKTFRTNVFAQFYLTRAALPHLQEGASIINSTSITAYRGSPHLMDYAATKGAILAFTRSLATNLAGRGIRVNAVAPGPIWTPLIPASFPAEEVAQFGVDQPLGRPGQPEEVAPAYVYLASRDSSYVTGQTIHVNGGEIVGG; this comes from the coding sequence ATGAGCGAGGGCGAGACAGCCAAGCTGCGCGAGCGCGGCGGCATGCCGGCGCAGGAGCAGGACAGGCAGCCGGGACGAGAGCACGAGATGGTGCCCGCGCCCCAGTACGAGGGCGCGGAGTACAAGGCGGCCGGCAAGCTCGAGGGCAAGGTCGCCGTCATCACCGGCGGCGACAGCGGCATCGGCAGGTCGGTGGCGGTGCACTTCGCGAAGGAGGGCGCCGACGTGGCGATCCTCTACCTCGAGGAGGACCGGGACGCCGCGCAGGTGAAGGAGGACGTCGAGGCGCTGGGCCGCCGGGCGCTGCTCATCAGGGGCGACGTGGGCGACCCGGGGTTCTGCCGGGAGGCCGTGGAGAAGATCGTCGCGGAGCTCGGCCGCGTGGACGTCCTCGTGAACAACGCCGCCGAGCAGCACGACGCGCACGCTCTCGAGGAGATCAGCGACGAGCAGCTCGCGAAGACGTTCAGGACGAACGTCTTCGCGCAGTTCTACCTGACGCGGGCCGCGCTGCCGCACCTGCAGGAGGGCGCGAGCATCATCAACTCCACCTCGATCACGGCCTACCGGGGCAGCCCGCACCTGATGGACTACGCCGCGACGAAGGGCGCGATCCTCGCGTTCACCCGCTCGCTGGCGACGAACCTGGCCGGCCGGGGGATCAGGGTCAACGCCGTGGCGCCGGGCCCCATCTGGACGCCACTGATCCCGGCGAGCTTCCCGGCGGAGGAGGTCGCCCAGTTCGGCGTCGACCAGCCGCTGGGTCGACCCGGCCAGCCCGAGGAGGTGGCGCCGGCCTACGTCTACCTGGCGTCCCGCGACTCGTCCTACGTGACGGGCCAGACGATCCACGTCAACGGCGGGGAGATCGTGGGGGGCTGA
- the mnhG gene encoding monovalent cation/H(+) antiporter subunit G: MNLAPDLPPFVALVVGVLALGGAAVALIGATGLVRMRTFYDRVHPPTLSASLGLACVALASIVTFSVLRTRPVVHEVLLLFFVALTLPVSMMLLARAALFRDRAEAYDKSMAAEDRAAAEEEAAALAAAQEEAAALARGEVDAGDGDADYGRD; the protein is encoded by the coding sequence GTGAACCTGGCGCCCGACCTCCCGCCCTTCGTCGCCCTGGTCGTGGGCGTGCTGGCCCTGGGCGGCGCGGCCGTGGCGCTCATCGGCGCGACCGGCCTGGTGCGGATGCGCACCTTCTACGACCGCGTCCACCCGCCCACGCTCTCGGCGAGCCTCGGCCTCGCCTGCGTGGCGCTCGCCTCGATCGTCACCTTCAGCGTCCTGCGCACCCGGCCCGTGGTGCACGAGGTGCTGCTCCTGTTCTTCGTCGCCCTGACCCTGCCCGTCTCGATGATGCTCCTGGCGCGCGCCGCCCTGTTCCGCGACCGGGCCGAGGCCTACGACAAGTCGATGGCCGCCGAGGACCGCGCGGCCGCGGAGGAGGAGGCGGCGGCGCTGGCCGCAGCGCAGGAGGAGGCCGCCGCGCTGGCGAGAGGGGAGGTCGACGCCGGCGACGGCGACGCCGACTACGGTCGGGACTGA
- a CDS encoding K+/H+ antiporter subunit F encodes MSREVLAVVLGAAQALLAVALVLCAYRLIRGPRAQDRVMALDALYVNGLLSIVMLGVRTGTELYFEAALIIALTGFVSTSAVAKFLMRGEVIE; translated from the coding sequence ATGAGCCGGGAGGTCCTCGCCGTCGTCCTCGGCGCGGCGCAGGCGCTCTTGGCCGTCGCCCTGGTGCTCTGCGCCTACCGCCTGATCAGGGGCCCGCGCGCGCAGGACCGCGTCATGGCCCTCGACGCGCTCTACGTCAACGGCCTGCTGTCGATCGTCATGCTCGGGGTCAGGACCGGCACCGAGCTCTACTTCGAGGCCGCTCTGATCATCGCCCTCACGGGCTTCGTCAGCACCTCGGCGGTCGCGAAGTTCCTCATGCGCGGCGAGGTGATCGAGTGA
- a CDS encoding Na+/H+ antiporter subunit E has translation MRFLERVFPYPLLAAALAVMWLALQGSVAPFDVVFGVALGAALSRVMLRLDPDPPAIRKPRQVLALTGVVLYDILASNLRMFSVILSPRRAPRSGFVNIPLQLRNRYALAALATIVTSTPGTFWAAYDRRSGVLTIHVLDLHEPSYWVKTIKNRYERRLLEIFG, from the coding sequence GTGAGGTTCCTGGAGCGCGTCTTCCCCTACCCGCTGCTGGCCGCGGCCCTGGCCGTGATGTGGCTGGCGCTGCAAGGGTCGGTGGCTCCCTTCGACGTCGTCTTCGGCGTCGCGCTGGGCGCCGCGCTGTCGCGCGTGATGCTGCGCCTCGACCCCGACCCGCCCGCGATCCGCAAGCCGCGCCAGGTGCTCGCGCTCACCGGCGTCGTCCTCTACGACATCCTCGCCTCGAACCTGCGCATGTTCTCGGTGATCCTCAGCCCCAGGCGCGCTCCGCGCTCGGGGTTCGTCAACATCCCGCTGCAGCTGAGGAACCGCTACGCCCTCGCGGCGCTGGCGACGATCGTCACCTCGACCCCCGGCACGTTCTGGGCCGCCTACGACAGGCGCAGCGGCGTGCTGACGATCCACGTCCTCGACCTGCACGAGCCCTCCTACTGGGTCAAGACGATCAAGAACCGCTACGAGCGGCGCCTGCTGGAGATCTTCGGATGA
- a CDS encoding monovalent cation/H+ antiporter subunit D, whose product MVDLSQRGIGGPITGQLVDLTPHVPVLPIVLPLAVAALMLLLDERRRIFKAGLGAATMATLVLVSFVLLNAVAGDADGVIVYRLGDWPAPFGIVLVVDRLAALMLMVTSLLALASFVFAVSGWAIVSPRFHSLFLLLVMGINGAFLTGDLFNLYVFFEVLLAGSYGLLLHGSGRARVRAGLQYIAVNLGSSILFLMGAGVIYAVTGTLNMVDVMRMAAELSPGDATLFRAGLAVLSVAFLTKAGVWPLSFWLPVSYPVATPPVSAMFVILTKVGAYVLLRFVALASGVPDTGLVEFLSPWLLYGGIATVLFGSMGLLASTQIPRIASYATLVTAGTLVAAVGTADQRVISGALYYMIGSTLATGAAFLLAELVARLRPAEPSTDGVVEPVFGDDYETSLQTDFEGYEVGIAIPAGTAMMGGAFVVAALVLAGLPPLSGFLAKFAIVQGVVSRESQLSPEAWVLAGVVIFSGLATLIALMRKGIEAFWRPGEDNVAEVRSLEALPVGILLSLCVALTVFAGPVVTYLDATSAYLADPVEYARSVLETMP is encoded by the coding sequence ATGGTCGACCTCTCGCAACGCGGCATCGGCGGTCCGATCACCGGGCAGCTCGTCGACCTCACGCCGCACGTGCCGGTCCTGCCCATCGTCCTGCCGCTGGCGGTGGCGGCCCTGATGCTGCTGCTCGACGAGCGCCGACGCATCTTCAAGGCCGGCCTGGGCGCGGCGACGATGGCGACGCTCGTGCTGGTCTCGTTCGTCCTCCTCAACGCGGTCGCCGGCGACGCCGACGGCGTGATCGTCTACCGCCTCGGCGACTGGCCGGCGCCGTTCGGGATCGTACTCGTCGTCGACAGGCTGGCGGCGCTGATGCTCATGGTCACGAGCCTGCTCGCGCTCGCCTCGTTCGTCTTCGCCGTCTCCGGCTGGGCGATCGTCAGCCCGCGCTTCCACAGCCTGTTCCTGCTCCTCGTCATGGGCATCAACGGCGCCTTCCTGACGGGCGACCTCTTCAACCTCTACGTCTTCTTCGAGGTGCTGCTGGCCGGCTCCTACGGCCTGCTGCTGCACGGCTCCGGCCGCGCCAGGGTGAGGGCCGGGCTGCAGTACATCGCCGTGAACCTCGGCTCCTCGATCCTGTTCCTGATGGGTGCCGGCGTCATCTACGCCGTGACGGGCACGCTGAACATGGTCGACGTGATGCGTATGGCCGCCGAGCTCTCGCCCGGCGACGCCACGCTGTTCCGCGCCGGCCTGGCGGTCCTCAGCGTCGCGTTCCTCACCAAGGCCGGCGTGTGGCCGCTGTCGTTCTGGCTGCCGGTCTCGTACCCCGTGGCCACGCCGCCGGTGTCGGCGATGTTCGTGATCCTGACGAAGGTGGGCGCCTACGTGCTCCTGCGCTTCGTCGCGCTGGCCTCCGGCGTTCCGGACACGGGCCTCGTAGAGTTCCTCAGCCCCTGGCTCCTCTACGGCGGCATCGCGACGGTGCTGTTCGGGTCGATGGGCCTGCTGGCCTCGACGCAGATCCCGCGCATCGCCTCCTACGCCACGCTGGTCACGGCCGGCACGCTCGTCGCCGCCGTCGGCACGGCCGACCAGCGCGTGATCAGCGGGGCGCTCTACTACATGATCGGCTCGACGCTGGCCACCGGCGCGGCGTTCCTGCTCGCCGAGCTCGTCGCGCGCCTGCGGCCGGCCGAGCCCTCCACCGACGGGGTCGTGGAACCCGTGTTCGGCGACGACTACGAGACGAGCCTGCAGACCGACTTCGAGGGCTACGAGGTCGGGATCGCCATCCCCGCCGGCACGGCCATGATGGGCGGCGCGTTCGTCGTCGCGGCCCTCGTGCTCGCCGGCCTGCCGCCCCTCTCCGGCTTCCTCGCCAAGTTCGCGATAGTCCAGGGCGTGGTGTCCCGCGAGTCTCAGCTGTCGCCCGAGGCGTGGGTGCTGGCCGGCGTCGTGATCTTCTCCGGTCTGGCGACGCTGATCGCGCTGATGCGCAAGGGCATCGAGGCCTTCTGGCGTCCGGGCGAGGACAACGTCGCCGAGGTGCGCTCGCTCGAGGCGCTGCCAGTGGGCATCCTCCTCTCCCTCTGCGTGGCGCTCACCGTCTTCGCTGGCCCGGTCGTGACCTACCTAGACGCCACCAGCGCCTACCTCGCCGACCCCGTCGAGTACGCCCGCAGCGTCCTGGAGACCATGCCGTGA